Part of the Anticarsia gemmatalis isolate Benzon Research Colony breed Stoneville strain chromosome 14, ilAntGemm2 primary, whole genome shotgun sequence genome, tgcaTAACTCATTTTCCAAAACATTAGTTCATAAAATGGCATCATTTTATGCATCTTACAAGCATTTATacttaattgtaataataatatgtaaaaaccAAAGTCCTGTAAAATAACCATGTTTAATACAACTAGAACAAAACTGATCAAGGATATTTTAATGTCTATTACATATAACTGTCAAACTAAAATAGTGAACATGTTTGTTCTACTGATAATATGCTAACATATTGTTGTATAATAGGAAGTCCAAATAGCTGACATACAACTGTATAAAGAGATTATTCATACAAAGCAACtaccaattttataaaataattggcaACATTGCATTAGATTTATATCAGTAGGGCAACATTAGAAAAGATTTACATACTTCTtataatttttgcattataattataaaaacaattaagtcTTGTATGACTCATACAATGGTAAAGCAGTTAACTAAAGCTTTCTAAGTTTAAATAGACTGTTACAGTGAAGGGAAATGTTTGCAAAGAGAAATTGTACATTACATCACACTACCTTTTACAGATTATATGTAAGGGCCATGTCATtactttttatctatattaaaGAATATAAGACTGTTTGACATTGATCTACTCCCCATTACCCAAGTTTGGATTTTCTTTTAGATAAAAATGTGAATATATTTATGGTATTTACCAAATCGGTACTAAAAGAAAAACTGGCttagtaaataaattcataaatgaGTAGTCTTTAGTTTAATAATTGACTTACCTAGCGTGGTCTAGAGATTTGAACCAGCCGTCATGAGACCATGGCTGGTGAGGTGCATGGGCTTCCGACCCCGAGGCCTGGACTGACTGTTCCAGAGCAAACAGCAGTGCCCCAACACCTCCACCCACCACACCCAGTGTTGACAGCCactgaacaaaaaaatacacagataTACTAAGATTAAAGAATAAGGGCAATATTAATGTACTATCTTTATCTATTAGTAGAAGGTTTGTGCTAATTATCTAGTCATTAATTGCTATGAGTGATACTTGAACACTTTTTTAGTTATAAGTTACATGGTATTTTCTGAAAACAGTAAATCTGTATGGATCAATAATAAATTTGCAACTAAACCTCTTTATGTAAGACTAAAATGTAAATTtctatgatatattttatagtaatgaGCCATAATTAGTACTACCACATTGTACTATTGTTGTTACACAATATCTTTTTGTTATCAAATGTGAAAGATTTCAAGGTTCAGGCAATCACAGCATAGATTTTTGATAGTGATGTTTGTAACACATAATGGTCAtggaaaatgtttattgttaatCCAAGATGAGAAACAACGAAATGGGAGTGTTTTATTATTGCACAATCAATAACTATAACATAAAACACGCATGTATACTAGACCACCATAACCACTCCATAAAATTTGATTATCACTATAAATGATTGTGATAGTACTCACCAGTTTCCTGTTTCTTGTCCATCCTTGAGTGTTCGTGGACAGCTGACAAACCTGCAATGTACGGCCTCCATTagattttgtatgaacttgttacATAATGCAGAATAGGTTATCACTTGCCCGTGAAAATTACATAGAACACTTGTACATATTTTCGCTTCAGGGAATCTTGAACATCCACATCATTACCCTTGACACGTTATAAGACTCTGAGTTAAGCGCAAATTGATAAAATACTGCAGTTCCTTGCGACACTTCGAACTTGAACTTCGCCGTCATTAGTAACATACAGAGCACTTTATGGGTACATTCTACCAACTTAAACTATACGTCTAattgtttagaacagttttcAGTACCTGGGGTGCAACTAGCCCATAATTTTTCAAAAGTCGTGCCCCACAAATCCTACCGACGGCGGCCGCCATGATAGCAAAACGTCGGAAAGATGAATCGACTGACATCTAGGACACAACAGTTACTgccatttgtaaaaaaacacaacacgataaatatattgataaattattttctataaaagcACCAATCTGATGTAAATATAtcgtaaataaatagataaataatgttgaattttttGACTGTGTACTTTGGCAGAGTTTGTCAAAACGACAACCATATTGTCATTTAAATAACTGGCCATggaaaaatgattattattaaaaattaaccgCTTTACCAAAAATTGTTGTCGTATTCGTTGCATATTATTTaatgcaattattatttttataacatgatGTAGTGATCGATGTACTGACCTACCTAAAGCCTATGCAaaatcaaaatctatttttacgTGTGGCAGCTAcgacaattttttattattacatacctATTTCAGAACGGCTGACGAAACTGTCAGTCAACTGAAATGCCAATGATATGTCAAGTCTGTCATCCATAAAAcaaattcacaaataattatttgaggTTATAATTGCATGTATTTGTTGGATTTAATATAGTTGGTAATAACAGGGGTGACAATTTAAGGTTCATGTAATGCTGATTTAAATGAGGTTTACATATTTGAATAGGTTTTGTAgtgtttttatagttaaaagGTATATCACGACGAGTTTGGTTATCcggtgttttattatttgaattccAGTTCTAAAACTATCTTGTAGGTCGAAAACATCTGTTTCGACGATGAAAGTGTTTACGCAGAAGAAGAATCCCATTACTGGGACCACCGAGTGGGACGTACAAGACGAACAGTATGATTATCATCAAGAAATCGCAAGATCGGCATTCGCTGACATGCTGCACGATACTGAGCGAAACAAGAAGTATTACAGAGCTCTGCAgcttgcaataaataaaatgcataatgAGGGAAAGGAGGCTCACGTTTTGGATATAGGTTTGtgtgataattttaatatgcgCCTGTATAGTTTACTCTCAGTAATGACGAAATTGTTAAAGAGATTTTCAAATGctaaaatgatatttaatatcaatgtttttgtattatCACAGGTACGGGAACTGGCTTACTATCCATAATGGCCGCCCGATGTGGAGCGGACTCAATAGTAGCCTGTGAAGCCTTCCTGCCCATGGCTGAGTGCTGTCTAAAGATTCTGGAACGTAATGGAGTTAGGGATAAGATACATGTTGTACCTAAGAGGTCTACGGACATAACAGTCGGAGAGAACGGTGACATGAAGAGGAAAGCAAACATCCTTGTCACTGAGGTTTTTGATACTGAGTTGATTGGAGAAGGTATgtaaatgtttgaaattatgtatatggtatagcaaaaatatatttcatttttctaAGTTAggtaatagataaataaaccaGAAGCGTAATTATATTCCTTATGGGgtatgtaataaacaaatctgtattaatcaattttgttttgtattttctgCTTTGCTACTGTGGAACTAActagctttttttttatattaaactggCATATTAATAGTCAGGTGTAGTTCTTTAGTCATTATAgtgttgtttttgtaaattttcctAACTTAACTGTTCCTGTTATATTTTTCGGAGAAATTAACGTAACATTCATTCttcttacaatttttattttttgattcaCAGGAGCCCTGTCCACATTCTCTCATGCACACAAGTACTTATTGGAGGAGGACTGCATTGTTGTACCAGACTCAGCGGTTATTTACGCACAAGTTATTGAGTGCTCCACACTATGGAAGTGGAATAAACTCAATGATTTAGCTGATGCAGACCTAGATGTTGTGCTTAGAACACCACAAAGGGTAAATATAAATTCTTTTGTTAGAATTAGAAatgaattaagtattttttatttttatttgatgctTTATCATTCTTTTGATAATACATCAGACCTTGTTAGATCTGTCTTAATGGACAGTGATGGAGCTTCTCAAAATTATGCCAATACTTTAATGATATAAATGTGTATtgaatgaattataaaatatttgcaaaaaacacATAACCCTGTCCTGTTACACAGTAggataattaatgaaaaattatttattgtaaatatttaacaatttccAGATGAAAGACTGTGCCGGTTCAGCAGCAGTCCACGATTTGCAGCTCTCCCAACTCCCTCGTAGCTCATTCAGAGAGCTGTCCGAGCCTATACCAGTGTTCTACTACGACTGGTCTGGCCGCACGCCGATCATATTCAAACGCACAGTGAAACAGGACTTCAATGCAACTGACACAGGGAAAGCACAGGTTGTGTTTATGTGGTGGGAACTAAATATGGATACTGAAGGTTAGCAATTAGgcattactaatattttttagaacTAATCATGAAAGAAATAATACATAGGCTGCTAAGCACATTAATACTCTACTTAAGACATATTAGTCATTTTATTCTCCTTTCATAGCTTGCAGATAATAGTTTATTTCCACTTTCTTTTCAGGTAAAATAGTGCTTAGTTGTGCTCCATGGTGGACTCACCCTGATGCTGATTTAGCAGCAGAAAGACCACAAGACACCATACCATGGCGCGATCATTGGATGCAAGCAGTTTACTACTTACCTCAAGAACTCACCGTCCAGAAAGGCGCAGAGGCCACACTCATATCCTGCCAAGACGAATATTCTCTATGGTTCTTCTTAGAAGacgaaaaaaacaaatatcaaaaataccCACGACCTGTTTGTGACTGTGGTGTCCATATGGCTTTGTCAAGAACTCACGTATCGTATTTAAACGATGGTAAACGAAGTAAAAGGTTCCTAGAGCAGTTAAAAGACACGGTCACAAATAATTCCGTCGTTCTAGATTTGAATGGCAGTAGTCTCATGGGTTTATCGGCGGCAAAAATTGGCGCGAAAGCAGTCTATGTACTAGAGAGTATGAATTTAAATCTAAGTATTTTGAATGAATATGCAGCGACGaatgatttgaaaaatatacattttgtgtCAGAGGTTTCTGATGAAATATTGAATGAAGTGACAAACATTATTTGTGATCCTAATTTTGTTAATGCTATTTTGCCCTGGGAGAACTTGAAACTAGCGCATTTGTTCCATTCGTACAAGGATAAGTTGATCAATTGTTCGTCAATAATACCTGAAGGTTGTGAAATATGGGCGATGCCAGTGGAGTTCCAAGATCTACATAAGATAAGAATACCTTTGCAAAGGTGTGAAGGAATTGACATGGATATATTTGACAGATTAGTTGAGGTAATTTTTATTCTACAtacgaattaaaaataaaacaatatccatAGAATACATCTGGATGATGATTGTAATTATCAAAGTATATAACCAACCATggttaatactttttaaattataagccTGTTATTTGTCTACATATGTTACAATGTTATATTTCAGTCCTCTCGAACAATAAGCGATTCAGAGATAGAGGCACAACCGCTATGGGAGTATCCTTGCAAGAGTCGAGGAGAGCCGGTCAAACTACTCGCCGTCGACTTCACAGACCTGAAGTCTACGTATGCGACCGACGGCGTAGAACAAATCTCGTAAGTTTACTGATAAGTTCGTTTACAAAAGTACAATGTATTAAGCTGGGTATCCACTTGCCAAGCGGATGTTTCGACCCGAGGCTGCCTCAAATGGATACTCAGCTTTAGATAATATACAGAAGTTGATTATAGGATTAACAATCTAAGATTACCTTGTGGTAAAAATTACTCtatgaatgaataataaatgataaacctagtattaattttatcaacaatttctgactttattaattattcaaatgttttcaCAAATCAAAGATTATAGTTAGCTTTATTAAACTCCTCTTTACAATACTAAATTAAACATGTGAAGGAACAAAAGTGTTATACGGAtaatacaacaacaaaaatagtaaccgaattattttaatgaattttctaGTAAGACCGAGAATCCAGTGGCTCAGTTAGTGAACGGCTTCGCTGTATGGGCGGTGTGGAATATCGGTGGTAGACAGAGTTGTGGCCCGGTCCAGACGCCCGTGGTCGGCGAGCGAGTCGACTGGGACCCTCACACCAGACAAGCTGTTAAGATATTGGTAAGGAGTTTTATATTTCtggtatgtatataaaaatggaCATGATTATGTATAGTAAAGGTAAAGCAAAATGTTTTGGTTAGGTCAAAACTCGATCACGGCTCTACCAATGGTAACCCAAATGTGATGAAATAATCCAAAACTACCCcttttttcgtataaaatgtCCCCATCAATTATATGAATTACATCTCAATTTTTTGTGAAGACAAATGAACTCTGTCGAATTGGTTAATATTCAgatgttttcaaatattattcatttattacataaaactagCGATTTTGTAACGCGTCCAGCCAACGGAGAATACAATGCATGACTTAAATAAACACTATGGCATCGAATCCAATACACCACATTACATCATGTACTTGGCCTCCCTACACGCATAAGCTTAACTTGGTCATTTAATATGCAGTATTAACAGTTAATCTGTCATTAGGCGGGTGAGTGCGGGAATTACGTGCGCGTTGAAAGCGATCAGCCGTTGTTGTATCTTGTTACGAGAGTTAACAGTGGTCGGGCTTGTACAGTGTATAGACTTGATCACATAGATATTtgtgtcaatatattttttcgttggaaggaaaacatcgtgagaaaaccttgcatgcctaaaaaaattgtttaatacatttattgagggcatgcaaagtccccaactcgcactgggccagcgtggtggactcaaggcctaacctctcccctTTAtctggaaggagacccttgccctgcagcgggacagtaatgggttaaaaaaaaaagtaaagtggGACAAATTGTAAAAGGTAGTCAAGTAGGAACAATGACTATAAAGTAATGGAATGATGGTTTTAGGCAATTCTAAATTCCCTATTTGACCATGCTCGTACTGTGGTCAATGAAGTTAAGGCcaggtttagtgttttaatttCCATAGAAAATTGTAATGATAATAGTTATATCCATCGTTTGtactaacaattaatttaatcaagatttATTCGCAATGAAGAAGCAATGTAAAGAAATAGACCACTAGTTgaatatgttaaaatttatctataataatgCCTGATTGGGAATATATAAGAGTCAACACAATAAAGtagtgtaatatattattatttagaatggCGGCATTTTCCATTAGTTATACAAACGAGCGCTGTATTTATAATGAGTCAATAAAGCATGGTTTACTTATTACTTCCCTGTTGCCAGgtaattaaattgattactTGTCAATAGTGTTACCATATTTGTGtcgagaaaataaaaactagtttaacTTTGTGATATAGTAATACTCGTTCGGTTTAAGCATATACCCAAGCAAGTGATTGAGGGTTCGAAAGTTTCTTTTGAAGACAAATGAAACGCATCAACTTTATTAATAGACTGAGTATATTGATCTTAAgtacacttatttttataacttactaCTATTTCATCTAAGTGCGTATACGAAatcattatcacttgttctaacggtgaaaaaaatatcgtgatgaaaccttgcctAAAAGTTCGATGACACATATCTTGAGGGCATGCCAAGTC contains:
- the Art7 gene encoding arginine methyltransferase 7 isoform X2 — translated: MKVFTQKKNPITGTTEWDVQDEQYDYHQEIARSAFADMLHDTERNKKYYRALQLAINKMHNEGKEAHVLDIGTGTGLLSIMAARCGADSIVACEAFLPMAECCLKILERNGVRDKIHVVPKRSTDITVGENGDMKRKANILVTEVFDTELIGEGALSTFSHAHKYLLEEDCIVVPDSAVIYAQVIECSTLWKWNKLNDLADADLDVVLRTPQRMKDCAGSAAVHDLQLSQLPRSSFRELSEPIPVFYYDWSGRTPIIFKRTVKQDFNATDTGKAQVVFMWWELNMDTEGKIVLSCAPWWTHPDADLAAERPQDTIPWRDHWMQAVYYLPQELTVQKGAEATLISCQDEYSLWFFLEDEKNKYQKYPRPVCDCGVHMALSRTHVSYLNDGKRSKRFLEQLKDTVTNNSVVLDLNGSSLMGLSAAKIGAKAVYVLESMNLNLSILNEYAATNDLKNIHFVSEVSDEILNEVTNIICDPNFVNAILPWENLKLAHLFHSYKDKLINCSSIIPEGCEIWAMPVEFQDLHKIRIPLQRCEGIDMDIFDRLVESSRTISDSEIEAQPLWEYPCKSRGEPVKLLAVDFTDLKSTYATDGVEQISKTENPVAQLVNGFAVWAVWNIGGRQSCGPVQTPVVGERVDWDPHTRQAVKILEKAYELDSLRWSYQVTFDLNKGHFDIKLDLVEEQ
- the Art7 gene encoding arginine methyltransferase 7 isoform X1; amino-acid sequence: MRFTYLNRFCSVFIVKRSKTSVSTMKVFTQKKNPITGTTEWDVQDEQYDYHQEIARSAFADMLHDTERNKKYYRALQLAINKMHNEGKEAHVLDIGTGTGLLSIMAARCGADSIVACEAFLPMAECCLKILERNGVRDKIHVVPKRSTDITVGENGDMKRKANILVTEVFDTELIGEGALSTFSHAHKYLLEEDCIVVPDSAVIYAQVIECSTLWKWNKLNDLADADLDVVLRTPQRMKDCAGSAAVHDLQLSQLPRSSFRELSEPIPVFYYDWSGRTPIIFKRTVKQDFNATDTGKAQVVFMWWELNMDTEGKIVLSCAPWWTHPDADLAAERPQDTIPWRDHWMQAVYYLPQELTVQKGAEATLISCQDEYSLWFFLEDEKNKYQKYPRPVCDCGVHMALSRTHVSYLNDGKRSKRFLEQLKDTVTNNSVVLDLNGSSLMGLSAAKIGAKAVYVLESMNLNLSILNEYAATNDLKNIHFVSEVSDEILNEVTNIICDPNFVNAILPWENLKLAHLFHSYKDKLINCSSIIPEGCEIWAMPVEFQDLHKIRIPLQRCEGIDMDIFDRLVESSRTISDSEIEAQPLWEYPCKSRGEPVKLLAVDFTDLKSTYATDGVEQISKTENPVAQLVNGFAVWAVWNIGGRQSCGPVQTPVVGERVDWDPHTRQAVKILEKAYELDSLRWSYQVTFDLNKGHFDIKLDLVEEQ